From a region of the Acidimicrobiales bacterium genome:
- the sufB gene encoding Fe-S cluster assembly protein SufB yields MTTTDLDLGRYKLGWSDVEDYVFKPKRGLNIDIVKEMSWMKGEPDWMREKRLKALRHFELRPMPNWGGDMSEIFFDDIYYYIKPTEKQVSSWDQLPDSVKETYEKLGIPEAERKYLAGVTAQYESEVVYHKNREDLEEQGVIFTDMDTALREHPEIVRAYFGSVIPSNDNKFSALNTAVWSGGSFIYVPPGVKVEMPLQAYFRINAENMGQFERTLIIVDQGAQVHYIEGCSAPVYTSDSLHSAVVEIIVKEGGRCTYTTIQNWSNNVFNLVTKRARVEAEGHMEWIDGNIGSRLTMKYPAVYLMGPKASGEVLSVAYAGAGQHQDAGAKMVHAAPETTSTIVSKSISKDGGRTSYRGLVKVEEGAQNCKSFVRCDALLLDQDSRSDTYPYMEIESKDAQIGHEATVSKVGDDQLFYLMSRGLSEQQAMSMIVNGFIEPVTRTLPMEYAVEWSRLIELQMEGSVG; encoded by the coding sequence ATGACCACGACGGACCTCGACCTCGGTCGCTACAAGCTCGGCTGGAGCGATGTCGAGGACTACGTGTTCAAGCCCAAGCGCGGGCTCAACATCGACATCGTCAAGGAGATGTCGTGGATGAAGGGCGAGCCCGACTGGATGCGGGAGAAGCGCCTCAAGGCCCTGCGCCACTTCGAGCTGCGGCCCATGCCCAACTGGGGCGGCGACATGTCGGAGATCTTCTTCGACGACATCTACTACTACATCAAGCCCACCGAGAAGCAGGTCAGCTCGTGGGACCAGCTCCCCGACTCGGTCAAGGAGACCTACGAGAAGCTGGGCATTCCCGAGGCCGAGCGGAAGTACCTCGCCGGCGTCACCGCCCAGTACGAGTCCGAGGTCGTCTACCACAAGAACCGTGAGGACCTCGAGGAGCAGGGCGTCATCTTCACCGACATGGACACCGCCCTCCGCGAGCACCCGGAGATCGTGCGGGCCTACTTCGGCAGCGTCATCCCGTCGAACGACAACAAGTTCTCCGCCCTCAACACCGCGGTGTGGTCGGGCGGCTCGTTCATCTACGTGCCCCCGGGCGTGAAGGTGGAGATGCCGCTGCAGGCCTACTTCCGCATCAACGCCGAGAACATGGGCCAGTTCGAGCGGACCCTGATCATCGTCGACCAGGGCGCCCAGGTTCACTACATCGAGGGTTGCTCGGCGCCGGTCTACACCTCCGACTCGCTGCACTCGGCCGTGGTCGAGATCATCGTGAAGGAAGGCGGGCGCTGCACCTACACGACGATCCAGAACTGGTCGAACAACGTCTTCAACCTGGTCACCAAGCGGGCCCGGGTCGAGGCCGAGGGCCACATGGAGTGGATCGACGGCAACATCGGCTCCCGGCTGACGATGAAGTACCCGGCCGTCTACCTCATGGGGCCGAAGGCCTCGGGCGAGGTGCTGTCGGTGGCCTACGCAGGCGCAGGCCAACACCAGGACGCCGGGGCCAAGATGGTCCACGCCGCTCCCGAAACCACCTCCACCATCGTGTCGAAGTCGATCTCCAAGGACGGCGGGCGCACGTCGTACCGCGGCCTGGTCAAGGTCGAGGAGGGCGCCCAGAACTGCAAGAGCTTCGTGCGCTGCGACGCCTTGCTGCTCGACCAGGACAGCCGCTCCGACACCTACCCCTACATGGAGATCGAGTCGAAGGACGCCCAGATCGGCCATGAGGCCACGGTCTCGAAGGTCGGTGACGACCAACTCTTCTACCTGATGTCGCGTGGCCTGTCGGAGCAGCAGGCCATGAGCATGATCGTCAACGGCTTCATCGAGCCGGTGACCCGCACCCTGCCCATGGAGTACGCCGTGGAGTGGAGCCGGCTCATCGAG
- a CDS encoding site-specific DNA-methyltransferase, giving the protein MTGRRRATATSAFGVSKRENHDASGFYARFSPPVVSKAEIVSPPDPASLDRIVCGDARSMDDVADGSVALVVTSPPYFAGKEYETALGSGSVPASYLDYLKMLEDVFAECVRKLESGGRIAVNVANLGRKPYRSLAADVTTILQDRLGLLLRGEVVWQKGRGATGSCAWGSFQNASNPVLRDVTERVVIAGKHRFNRAISRAERETQGLPSVVTMSKDEFMEATLDVWELAPESAARVNHPAPFPVELPSRLIHLYTFESDLVLDPFMGSGTTAVAAVQAGRHFVGYDTDPDYVARAEARVAEARAEVAPASARVPVTVQAGADEGFQQQAIREGRAAREVAETLLEECGFTAIRKNVKLGGGAELSLAAVAADGSRWYFDVCGAYSSSRPGLRRTETVYRALGRLAVLRERDIPADRIVLLTTDLPAKGSVGEQALRATEGTLYRAAFEMLSSECHERLCDFARGSTPR; this is encoded by the coding sequence GTGACCGGGCGACGCCGAGCGACTGCCACCTCCGCCTTCGGGGTGAGCAAGCGGGAGAACCACGATGCCAGCGGGTTCTACGCGCGCTTCTCGCCGCCCGTGGTCTCCAAAGCCGAGATCGTCAGCCCGCCCGACCCCGCCTCGCTCGACCGCATCGTCTGCGGAGACGCCCGCTCCATGGACGACGTGGCCGACGGCTCGGTGGCCTTGGTCGTCACTTCCCCGCCGTATTTCGCAGGCAAGGAGTACGAGACCGCCCTCGGCTCCGGTTCGGTGCCTGCCTCCTACCTCGACTACCTCAAGATGCTCGAGGACGTCTTCGCCGAGTGCGTCCGCAAGCTGGAGTCAGGGGGACGCATCGCCGTCAACGTGGCCAACCTGGGACGCAAGCCCTACCGGTCGCTGGCCGCCGACGTCACCACCATCCTGCAGGACCGCCTGGGCCTGCTGCTGCGAGGGGAAGTGGTGTGGCAGAAGGGCCGGGGGGCTACCGGCTCGTGTGCCTGGGGCTCGTTCCAGAACGCCTCCAACCCGGTGCTGCGCGACGTGACCGAACGGGTGGTCATCGCCGGCAAGCACCGCTTCAACCGGGCCATCTCCCGGGCGGAACGGGAGACGCAGGGCCTGCCGTCGGTGGTCACCATGAGCAAGGACGAGTTCATGGAAGCCACGCTCGACGTGTGGGAGCTGGCGCCTGAGAGTGCGGCCCGGGTCAACCACCCCGCGCCGTTCCCGGTGGAGCTGCCGTCGCGGCTGATCCACCTCTACACCTTCGAAAGCGACCTGGTGCTCGACCCGTTCATGGGCTCGGGCACCACCGCGGTGGCGGCCGTGCAGGCGGGCCGCCACTTCGTGGGCTACGACACCGACCCCGACTACGTGGCGCGGGCCGAGGCACGGGTGGCCGAGGCGCGGGCGGAAGTGGCGCCGGCGAGCGCCCGGGTGCCGGTGACCGTTCAGGCGGGTGCCGACGAGGGCTTCCAACAGCAGGCGATCCGCGAGGGGCGGGCGGCCCGTGAGGTGGCGGAGACCCTGCTGGAGGAGTGCGGGTTCACCGCCATCCGCAAGAACGTGAAGCTCGGCGGCGGGGCCGAGCTGAGCCTGGCCGCGGTCGCCGCCGACGGCTCGCGGTGGTACTTCGACGTGTGCGGTGCGTACAGCAGTTCGCGGCCCGGGCTGCGGCGCACCGAGACCGTCTACCGAGCGCTGGGGCGGCTGGCCGTGCTGCGCGAGCGCGACATCCCCGCCGACCGCATCGTGCTGCTCACCACCGACCTCCCGGCCAAGGGCTCGGTGGGCGAGCAGGCGCTGCGGGCCACGGAAGGCACGTTGTACCGGGCCGCCTTCGAGATGTTGTCGTCGGAATGCCACGAGCGGCTCTGCGACTTCGCTCGCGGCAGCACACCTCGGTAG